A window of Methylocystis sp. IM3 contains these coding sequences:
- the amoC gene encoding bacterial ammonia monooxygenase, subunit AmoC: MTLKIETVAREEPRAIVNLKPMWASLTALLTLYAAARAYEQVYGWRAGLDSFAPEFQTYWLSILWTEIPLELVVGLSLVGYLWKTRTRDFSTLTPREELYRHIVVLQWLTLFGITFFFGASFFTEQDATWHMTVIRDTDFTPSHILEFYGSYPIFSIVVIGAFFYAKTRLPYFAKGFSLPFLILTIGPFMIIPNVGLNEWGHTFWFMEELFVAPLHWGFVFFGWMALGVFGVILQILDGLRRLLGEEGVRTLLNVGVI; encoded by the coding sequence ATGACCCTGAAAATCGAGACCGTTGCCCGCGAAGAGCCGAGAGCTATCGTTAACCTAAAACCGATGTGGGCCAGCCTGACGGCTCTTCTGACACTGTACGCCGCCGCTCGCGCGTACGAGCAGGTTTACGGTTGGCGCGCGGGCCTTGACTCCTTCGCGCCTGAGTTCCAAACTTACTGGCTCAGCATATTATGGACGGAAATCCCGTTAGAACTCGTGGTGGGGCTCTCCCTTGTCGGGTATCTCTGGAAGACTCGCACGCGCGATTTTTCGACTCTTACGCCCAGGGAAGAGCTTTATCGACACATAGTCGTGCTCCAATGGCTTACGCTATTCGGCATCACCTTCTTTTTCGGCGCCAGCTTTTTTACTGAGCAGGACGCTACCTGGCACATGACCGTGATCCGAGACACGGATTTCACGCCAAGCCACATTCTCGAATTTTATGGCAGTTATCCAATCTTTTCGATTGTCGTGATCGGTGCCTTCTTCTATGCGAAAACCCGTCTTCCCTATTTCGCGAAGGGCTTTTCTTTGCCGTTCCTCATCCTGACGATCGGCCCTTTCATGATCATTCCGAACGTCGGCCTCAATGAATGGGGTCATACGTTCTGGTTTATGGAAGAGCTCTTCGTCGCGCCCTTGCACTGGGGCTTCGTATTCTTTGGTTGGATGGCGCTCGGAGTTTTCGGGGTTATCCTCCAAATCCTTGATGGACTGCGGAGGCTGCTAGGCGAAGAAGGCGTGAGGACGCTATTGAATGTAGGCGTGATCTAA
- a CDS encoding PAS domain S-box protein, with protein sequence MKAAALLSFNPAAAKLFGYSSKEVIGRDVRLHTRPTQPSARDVFGN encoded by the coding sequence ATGAAAGCGGCCGCATTGTTGTCGTTTAACCCAGCAGCGGCTAAGCTTTTTGGCTATTCCTCCAAAGAGGTAATAGGACGGGATGTGCGCCTTCATACCAGACCCACACAGCCGTCAGCACGAGACGTATTTGGAAACTGA
- a CDS encoding CopD family protein has translation MYLSLAFIRFLESLPSALAVGLLLIPRLIGEDGGRFKIPVAAAAAFRALLGFALLYLIARAIVPADRPVDSNLLWEFTFGTSVGKAWVFTQIVAFAFAALAIARLFMSSDLLDRATLWTGVGILAVVSVTGHAIDDGLPIWTQASFLLHTAAGLTWLGGLLGLVWWMFTAHKEPPEVAAQLAERWSMVAKIAVGLVAVTGVAMAYENVGSVPNMLATPYGRLLTLKLVLLCTVLLCALAIVRYMHRRSAGDGFNVDWVGKVGSLEAIFGLGLLAIAGYIAVITPASHETNIYWPLPFRLSYIATWGQKPAFPSPIWWWAIAAGALAIVAALVWWTPATREKRLYATPVATIAALFCLAVSFSTEAYEETYNDPTQDFTAESVARGMTAFQENCVGCHGPMGEGNGPMSKDLKNAQGLKVEPADLTAPHVGTHTIGDIFHWLTFGGQSGAMPSFSNVLDVDDRWDMINYLLMLSSTNRSRFIAPQAMIQWLIAPDFALVDPTEEVTTFFKLRGKPTLLSFARCTSTGEEKKQLDASLLKAAEAVKAVGVNHVTVYTGDCPQAAKGREALHPAAVEKAYSIINRYPNVPYTSEIGQAHFLIDRSGYVRARFKQFGEDDGSVAQFAAQAAMMAQEPIVEINLHSH, from the coding sequence ATGTATCTTTCTCTCGCATTCATACGCTTCCTCGAAAGCCTTCCGTCGGCGCTGGCGGTTGGGCTGCTGCTCATCCCGCGTCTCATCGGCGAAGATGGCGGACGGTTCAAAATCCCGGTGGCGGCGGCGGCGGCCTTCCGCGCGCTGCTCGGATTCGCGCTTCTCTATTTGATCGCCCGAGCGATCGTTCCCGCGGACCGTCCCGTCGACTCGAATTTGCTTTGGGAGTTCACCTTCGGCACGAGCGTCGGCAAGGCTTGGGTTTTCACACAGATTGTCGCCTTCGCCTTTGCGGCGCTGGCGATCGCCCGACTTTTCATGAGCTCCGACCTTCTCGACCGCGCGACGCTCTGGACGGGCGTCGGCATCCTTGCGGTCGTCTCGGTCACTGGCCATGCGATCGACGACGGCCTGCCGATATGGACGCAGGCGAGCTTCCTCTTGCACACGGCGGCGGGACTGACATGGCTCGGGGGTCTTCTCGGCCTCGTCTGGTGGATGTTCACCGCGCATAAGGAGCCGCCGGAAGTCGCCGCACAGCTCGCGGAACGCTGGTCGATGGTGGCGAAGATCGCCGTGGGCCTCGTCGCCGTGACCGGCGTCGCGATGGCGTACGAGAATGTCGGCAGCGTGCCGAACATGCTTGCCACGCCCTACGGGCGGCTGCTCACGCTGAAGCTTGTTCTGCTCTGCACGGTCCTGCTCTGCGCCCTCGCCATTGTGCGATACATGCACAGGCGCTCGGCCGGGGACGGATTCAATGTCGACTGGGTGGGGAAGGTCGGCAGCCTTGAGGCGATCTTCGGCCTGGGGCTGCTGGCGATCGCCGGCTATATCGCCGTGATCACGCCGGCCTCGCATGAAACGAATATCTACTGGCCGCTGCCGTTCCGTCTCTCCTATATTGCGACCTGGGGGCAGAAGCCCGCCTTCCCGTCGCCGATCTGGTGGTGGGCGATCGCGGCGGGAGCGCTGGCGATCGTGGCGGCTTTGGTCTGGTGGACGCCGGCGACGCGAGAGAAGCGCCTCTACGCTACCCCGGTGGCGACCATCGCGGCGCTCTTCTGTCTGGCCGTGTCCTTTTCAACCGAAGCTTACGAGGAGACCTATAACGATCCGACTCAGGATTTTACGGCCGAGTCGGTGGCGCGCGGCATGACGGCGTTTCAGGAAAACTGCGTCGGTTGCCATGGCCCCATGGGCGAGGGCAACGGCCCCATGTCCAAGGACCTCAAGAACGCGCAGGGCCTGAAGGTAGAGCCTGCCGACCTCACGGCGCCGCATGTTGGCACCCATACGATCGGGGATATTTTCCATTGGCTGACCTTCGGCGGCCAGAGCGGAGCCATGCCAAGCTTCAGCAACGTTCTCGACGTCGATGATCGCTGGGACATGATCAACTACCTGCTGATGCTGTCGAGCACGAACCGGTCGCGCTTCATCGCACCACAGGCGATGATTCAATGGCTCATCGCGCCGGACTTCGCCTTGGTGGATCCGACGGAGGAGGTCACCACCTTCTTCAAGCTGCGCGGCAAACCGACGCTTCTTTCCTTCGCTCGCTGCACGTCGACCGGCGAAGAGAAGAAGCAACTAGATGCGAGCCTTCTGAAGGCGGCCGAGGCTGTCAAAGCCGTGGGGGTAAATCATGTTACCGTTTATACAGGCGATTGCCCCCAGGCGGCCAAGGGGCGAGAGGCGCTGCATCCGGCCGCGGTCGAGAAAGCCTATTCAATCATAAACCGCTATCCGAACGTGCCCTACACGAGCGAGATCGGGCAGGCTCATTTCCTGATCGACCGATCGGGCTATGTACGTGCGCGGTTCAAGCAGTTCGGCGAGGATGACGGCAGCGTCGCCCAGTTCGCCGCCCAGGCGGCGATGATGGCGCAGGAGCCGATCGTCGAGATCAACCTGCACTCGCACTGA
- a CDS encoding ISAs1 family transposase has translation MGLRATRRNQRRGLKTAITPRLRRRLELGAVGRKPSGFARSETKGRNRWETRELTVFPAKAWFRHTPWEPFIKTVIRLQRTVCRRDPSTGLCRQTSEVVFWVSSAHSPTPEQWNEWIRGHWRIENGSHYVRDTAFAEDALRIRKNPYIVARLRSFAYNLLRADGCDNIKNARWRAAIDIDTLFKTAGF, from the coding sequence GTGGGCCTACGCGCCACCCGTCGAAATCAAAGACGTGGCCTGAAAACAGCGATTACGCCCCGTCTGCGCCGCAGGCTGGAACTCGGCGCCGTCGGCCGCAAGCCGAGCGGCTTTGCGAGAAGCGAAACCAAGGGTCGCAATCGTTGGGAAACACGCGAGTTGACCGTCTTTCCCGCCAAAGCGTGGTTCCGCCATACGCCGTGGGAGCCGTTCATCAAAACCGTGATTCGGCTACAGCGCACGGTCTGCCGGCGCGACCCTTCGACCGGCCTTTGCAGGCAAACCAGCGAGGTCGTCTTTTGGGTTTCTTCCGCTCATAGTCCAACACCAGAGCAATGGAACGAATGGATCAGAGGCCACTGGCGCATCGAAAACGGCAGTCATTACGTGCGTGACACGGCGTTTGCGGAGGACGCCTTGCGCATCCGCAAGAACCCCTACATTGTCGCGCGCCTGCGTTCCTTCGCTTATAATCTCCTACGTGCCGACGGCTGCGACAACATCAAAAACGCCAGGTGGCGCGCCGCCATCGACATCGACACCCTCTTCAAAACCGCTGGATTCTAA